One Paralichthys olivaceus isolate ysfri-2021 chromosome 8, ASM2471397v2, whole genome shotgun sequence genomic region harbors:
- the LOC109627259 gene encoding prostaglandin D2 receptor 2 has protein sequence MDLLICVFSFRAQMSNTSRELFCPLLQDMREHSNNNNSQANMVVICIHSLFSCLGILENALILWVVGFRLQHRTVASIWVLNLALSDFLATLTLPLFTSYLYHSHSWELGKALCKTQASIFFINMFVSAFLLAAISLDRLLLVVKPVWSQNHRSVAGAWKVCGLGWLWAALNTIPYTVFRSVTEKPRGGNLCYHNFALILSSQATLKRDCEVRQAATAISKLLLAFFFPLVVIAGSYIQIGLKLRSRSRRRKQSTTRQTDLLIMSNKDRASGATNTKTNFLKSLSSSPTLASTPTTISNQTNLGQMSQSFIRMVTFVITAFALCWAPYHIFCIIELTAHYWKSNRKLVEVGLPLATTIAFLNPVLNPILYAFSCPHFCVRIRQSLGAVFDGLVEEDRGFLITQGKTIKAHIRQKSSQDVSPVTPGSLKRSLSPCQSPVIGHALPLPLASENPEDPHMDKTGQESKIEM, from the coding sequence ATGGATCTCcttatctgtgttttttctttcagagcACAGATGTCAAACACCAGCAGAGAGCTCTTCTGCCCCCTGCTGCAGGACATGCGGGAGCAtagcaataacaacaacagtcaGGCCAATATGGTGGTGATTTGCATCCACAGTCTGTTCTCCTGCTTGGGGATTCTTGAAAACGCTCTGATCCTCTGGGTGGTTGGCTTCCGCCTTCAGCACCGCACCGTCGCCTCCATCTGGGTGCTCAACCTGGCCCTGTCTGACTTCCTAGCCACCCTGACACTCCCCCTCTTCACATCTTACCTTTACCACTCCCACAGCTGGGAGCTTGGCAAGGCGCTCTGCAAGACACAGGCTTCCATCTTCTtcataaacatgtttgtgtcagCCTTCCTGCTGGCCGCAATTTCACTAGACCGCTTGCTTCTTGTAGTTAAGCCAGTGTGGAGCCAGAATCATCGGTCAGTGGCAGGAGCATGGAAGGTGTGTGGATTAGGTTGGCTATGGGCTGCACTGAATACAATACCTTACACCGTGTTTCGCTCGGTAACTGAGAAACCGAGGGGAGGAAATTTGTGCTATCATAATTTTGCTTTGATTTTATCCTCCCAAGCAACACTGAAGAGAGACTGTGAAGTTAGACAGGCAGCAACAGCCATCTCCAAGTTGCTGCTAGCATTCTTTTTTCCCTTGGTGGTGATTGCAGGGAGTTACATCCAAATAGGTCTCAAGCTgagaagcaggagcagaaggaggaagcAGAGCACCACCAGACAAACAGATCTACTGATCATGTCAAACAAAGACCGAGCATCAGGagctacaaacacaaaaactaacttCCTTAAGTCTCTGTCCTCGAGTCCAACTTTAGCTTCGACGCCAACTACCATCTCTAATCAGACCAATCTGGGCCAGATGTCCCAGAGCTTCATCAGAATGGTGACATTTGTGATCACTGCATTTGCACTGTGCTGGGCTCCCTATCACATCTTCTGCATCATCGAGCTAACGGCACATTACTGGAAGAGCAATCGCAAACTGGTGGAGGTGGGGCTTCCCCTCGCTACAACCATCGCATTCTTAAATCCAGTGTTGAACCCCATTCTGTACGCCTTCAGCTGTCCACACTTCTGCGTAAGAATACGACAGAGTCTAGGAGCAGTGTTTGACGGACTGGTAGAAGAGGACAGAGGGTTCCTAATCACTCAAGGAAAGACCATAAAAGCTCATATAAGGCAGAAAAGCAGTCAAGATGTGAGCCCTGTGACACCAGGGTCATTGAAGAGGTCATTATCACCCTGTCAATCACCTGTTATCGGACATGCACTCCCTCTGCCTTTGGCCTCTGAAAACCCTGAAGATCCTCACATGGACAAAACAGGACAAGAATCAAAAATTGAGATGTAG
- the cabp2a gene encoding calcium-binding protein 2a isoform X3 has product MTDAKSVSSVEVQDGKLMKKGSIKKKIESFRRWSSASIKRPPKQKAKTLSLSSPVENPDDLWLQEGDRRKLRPIVDSVFGQDRDLRPEEMEELREAFREFDKDKDGFISCKDLGECMRTMGYMPTEMELIELSQQICGGRVDFEDFVELMGPKMLAETADMIGVKELRDAFKEFDSDGDGQISLGELREAMKKLMGEQLNHREIDEILRDVDLNGDGQVDFEEFVRMMSR; this is encoded by the exons ATGACTGATGCGAAAAGCGTATCGTCCGTGGAGGTGCAAGATGGGAAGTTAATGAAGAAG GGCTCCATCAAGAAGAAGATCGAGTCGTTCAGGCGATGGAGTTCAGCCAGTATAAAGAGGCCTCCAAAGCAAAAGGCCAAGACCTTGAGTCTGTCCTCTCCGGTGGAAAATCCTGACGACCTCTGGCTGCAAGAGGGAGACAGGAGGAAGCTGCGACCCATCGTGGACTCTGTCTTTGGGCAG GACAGAGATCTGCGACCAGAGGAAATGGAAG AGCTGCGTGAGGCCTTCAGGGAGTTTGACAAAGACAAGGATGGCTTCATCAGCTGTAAGGACCTTGGGGAGTGCATGAGGACTATGGGATACATGCCGACAGAGATGGAACTGATCGAACTCAGCCAGCAGATCT GTGGTGGCAGAGTGGACTTTGAGGACTTTGTGGAACTGATGGGTCCAAAGATGCTGGCAGAGACTGCAGACATGATTGGAGTCAAGGAGCTGAGGGATGCCTTCAAAGAG TTTGACTCCGATGGCGATGGACAGATCAGCCTTGGGGAGCTCAGAGAAGCCATGAAGAAGCTGATGGGGGAGCAGCTCAACCACAGAGAGATTGACGAGATCCTGCGAGATGTGGACCTCAATGGGGACGGACAGGTGGACTTCGAAG AGTTTGTGCGGATGATGTCTCGCTGA
- the cabp2a gene encoding calcium-binding protein 2a isoform X1 gives MTDAKSVSSVEVQDGKLMKKGSIKKKIESFRRWSSASIKRPPKQKAKTLSLSSPVENPDDLWLQEGDRRKLRPIVDSVFGQGVSPMERSGSPLAAAMLGDLGGADEVDTEDEDEGGSEREFNEPLCALVKNCNVLHNIVGPACIFLRQGFAQSQLDRDLRPEEMEELREAFREFDKDKDGFISCKDLGECMRTMGYMPTEMELIELSQQICGGRVDFEDFVELMGPKMLAETADMIGVKELRDAFKEFDSDGDGQISLGELREAMKKLMGEQLNHREIDEILRDVDLNGDGQVDFEEFVRMMSR, from the exons ATGACTGATGCGAAAAGCGTATCGTCCGTGGAGGTGCAAGATGGGAAGTTAATGAAGAAG GGCTCCATCAAGAAGAAGATCGAGTCGTTCAGGCGATGGAGTTCAGCCAGTATAAAGAGGCCTCCAAAGCAAAAGGCCAAGACCTTGAGTCTGTCCTCTCCGGTGGAAAATCCTGACGACCTCTGGCTGCAAGAGGGAGACAGGAGGAAGCTGCGACCCATCGTGGACTCTGTCTTTGGGCAG GGGGTGTCACCCATGGAAAGAAGTGGCTCCCCATTGGCTGCCGCCATGCTGGGGGACCTGGGTGGTGCCGATGAGGTGGACACAGAGGACGAGGATGAAGGAGGGAGCGAGCGGGAGTTTAATGAGCCCCTGTGCGCTCTGGTTAAGAACTGCAACGTGCTGCACAACATAGTGGGGCCTGCTTGTATCTTCCTCAGACAGGGCTTCGCACAGAGCCAGCTT GACAGAGATCTGCGACCAGAGGAAATGGAAG AGCTGCGTGAGGCCTTCAGGGAGTTTGACAAAGACAAGGATGGCTTCATCAGCTGTAAGGACCTTGGGGAGTGCATGAGGACTATGGGATACATGCCGACAGAGATGGAACTGATCGAACTCAGCCAGCAGATCT GTGGTGGCAGAGTGGACTTTGAGGACTTTGTGGAACTGATGGGTCCAAAGATGCTGGCAGAGACTGCAGACATGATTGGAGTCAAGGAGCTGAGGGATGCCTTCAAAGAG TTTGACTCCGATGGCGATGGACAGATCAGCCTTGGGGAGCTCAGAGAAGCCATGAAGAAGCTGATGGGGGAGCAGCTCAACCACAGAGAGATTGACGAGATCCTGCGAGATGTGGACCTCAATGGGGACGGACAGGTGGACTTCGAAG AGTTTGTGCGGATGATGTCTCGCTGA
- the cabp2a gene encoding calcium-binding protein 2a isoform X2 yields the protein MGNINKSSKKNSKMKKGVSPMERSGSPLAAAMLGDLGGADEVDTEDEDEGGSEREFNEPLCALVKNCNVLHNIVGPACIFLRQGFAQSQLDRDLRPEEMEELREAFREFDKDKDGFISCKDLGECMRTMGYMPTEMELIELSQQICGGRVDFEDFVELMGPKMLAETADMIGVKELRDAFKEFDSDGDGQISLGELREAMKKLMGEQLNHREIDEILRDVDLNGDGQVDFEEFVRMMSR from the exons ATGGGAAACATCAACAAATCGTCTAAAAagaacagtaaaatgaaaaag GGGGTGTCACCCATGGAAAGAAGTGGCTCCCCATTGGCTGCCGCCATGCTGGGGGACCTGGGTGGTGCCGATGAGGTGGACACAGAGGACGAGGATGAAGGAGGGAGCGAGCGGGAGTTTAATGAGCCCCTGTGCGCTCTGGTTAAGAACTGCAACGTGCTGCACAACATAGTGGGGCCTGCTTGTATCTTCCTCAGACAGGGCTTCGCACAGAGCCAGCTT GACAGAGATCTGCGACCAGAGGAAATGGAAG AGCTGCGTGAGGCCTTCAGGGAGTTTGACAAAGACAAGGATGGCTTCATCAGCTGTAAGGACCTTGGGGAGTGCATGAGGACTATGGGATACATGCCGACAGAGATGGAACTGATCGAACTCAGCCAGCAGATCT GTGGTGGCAGAGTGGACTTTGAGGACTTTGTGGAACTGATGGGTCCAAAGATGCTGGCAGAGACTGCAGACATGATTGGAGTCAAGGAGCTGAGGGATGCCTTCAAAGAG TTTGACTCCGATGGCGATGGACAGATCAGCCTTGGGGAGCTCAGAGAAGCCATGAAGAAGCTGATGGGGGAGCAGCTCAACCACAGAGAGATTGACGAGATCCTGCGAGATGTGGACCTCAATGGGGACGGACAGGTGGACTTCGAAG AGTTTGTGCGGATGATGTCTCGCTGA